The DNA window TCCTGAACGGGGAAGAGGTGGGGGGAAACCTCCGCCTCTTTCCCGTACGTGCCCAGCAGGAACCGGGCATCGTCACCGGTCACCGTGAGCGGGCAGGTGAGGGTCGACGCGGGTTCCGGCAACGTGTCCCCCGGTGCGAGGGACTGCCCCAGCGTCGCCCAGGTGACCCGCAGGTGCGCCGGACCGTGCGCGGCCGCCCACACCTGCCCGCCGGGCCGCAGGACGCGCCGCGCCTCCGCCAGCGCCCGCGCCGGATCGGGCAGGTGCGCCAGGACGCGCGCGAACAGCACCACGTCGAAACTCGCGCCCGGGAACGGGAGCGCCTCCGACGACGCGGGCTGCACGCCCGGCCCCGGCGTGGGATCGACCCCCACCACCCGGCCCGCGTGCCCCCGCTGCGCCAGCTCCCGCAGCAGCCGACCGTCCCCCGTGCCCACATCCAGCACGTCCAGGGCAGGGGAGAGGTCCAGCGCGTCCAGCAGTACCCCCTCCGGCCAGGATTGCCCACACAGGCGCGAGAGCAGAGCGTCCCGCGCCTCCAGACGGGCAGAGGCAGACGCCGGGTGCCCCCCAGCCATCTGCCTCCGACCATCTGCCATCAGCTCTTACATTTCCATCCGGGTCTTCAGGAAGTTCGTCATGACCGCCCCGCGTTTGTAGAAGGGGTTGTCCATGATCTTCACGTACAGCGGAATGGTGGTTTTGGGTCCCTGGATGACGGTTTCTTCCAGGGCGCGTTTCATGCGGCTGATCGCCTGCTCGCGGGTGTCGTGGTGGACGATCAGTTTGCCGATCAGGCTGTCGTAGTGCGGGGGAATCACGTAGCCGGTGTAGCAGTGGCTGTCCACGCGCACGCCGGGTCCGCCTGCGAAGTGCACGTCGTCGATCTTCCCGGCGGCCGGGCGGAAGTCCTTGTCGGGGTCCTCGGCGTTCAGGCGGCACTCGATGGCGTGCCCGCGCAGGACCACGTCCTCCTGCTGGAGTTTCAGGCCGTACCCGGCGGCGATCTCCAGTTGAAGCTTCACGAAGTCCAGGCCGGAGATCTCCTCGGAGACGCAGTGTTCCACCTGGATGCGGGTGTTCATCTCCATGAAGTAGTAGTTCCCGTCGCGGTCCACGATGAATTCCAGCGTGCCGGCCCCGGCGTAGTTGACGTGCTTGGCGAGGCGCACGCCGGCCGCGAGGATCTCCTGACGCAGCGTGTCCGGCAGGGTGCTGGGCGCCTCCTCGATCAGTTTCTGGTTGCGCCGCTGGATGGAGCAGTCGCGCTCGCCGATGTGGATCACGTGGCCGTTGCCGTCGCCCATGACCTGCACCTCGACGTGCCGGAATTCCTCCAGGAACTTCTCCATGATGATCGCGGGATCACCGAAGTACAGCCGCGCTTCCTCCTGCGCCTGCGCGAAGCCCTTGGCGAGTTCCTCCTGCGTGCGGATGACCTTCTGTCCGCGCCCGCCGCCGCCCGCGCTGGCCTTCAGCAGGACCGGGTACCCGATCTGCTTGGCGG is part of the Deinococcus depolymerans genome and encodes:
- a CDS encoding class I SAM-dependent methyltransferase; this encodes MAGGHPASASARLEARDALLSRLCGQSWPEGVLLDALDLSPALDVLDVGTGDGRLLRELAQRGHAGRVVGVDPTPGPGVQPASSEALPFPGASFDVVLFARVLAHLPDPARALAEARRVLRPGGQVWAAAHGPAHLRVTWATLGQSLAPGDTLPEPASTLTCPLTVTGDDARFLLGTYGKEAEVSPHLFPVQDAAQLLVWRP
- the accC gene encoding acetyl-CoA carboxylase biotin carboxylase subunit translates to MFKKILIANRGEIALRVIRTAREMGVKTVVVYSTADEKSLPVLLADESVCVGPPASNQSYLNIPNILSAALMTGAEGIHPGYGFMAENPDFAEMCREHGITFIGPTPESMRALGSKAGGREIAALSNVPVVPGTGVLDTVDDALLAAKQIGYPVLLKASAGGGGRGQKVIRTQEELAKGFAQAQEEARLYFGDPAIIMEKFLEEFRHVEVQVMGDGNGHVIHIGERDCSIQRRNQKLIEEAPSTLPDTLRQEILAAGVRLAKHVNYAGAGTLEFIVDRDGNYYFMEMNTRIQVEHCVSEEISGLDFVKLQLEIAAGYGLKLQQEDVVLRGHAIECRLNAEDPDKDFRPAAGKIDDVHFAGGPGVRVDSHCYTGYVIPPHYDSLIGKLIVHHDTREQAISRMKRALEETVIQGPKTTIPLYVKIMDNPFYKRGAVMTNFLKTRMEM